One Piliocolobus tephrosceles isolate RC106 unplaced genomic scaffold, ASM277652v3 unscaffolded_12497, whole genome shotgun sequence genomic window, tacgaagtgctgggattacaggcgtgagccatcggcCCCAGCCCCAAATTGTTTTTTGTTAACTAGTAAGATTTGTAGTGATAGCATGTGATGAGATTTTAGAATGGATTTGGATCGTGAAAGCAAAGCCTCCTTATTGCAGTTTTAAAGTGTTTTTGAAAAACATCAATCATAGACAAAATACTATGTACTAGACTTATTAGCCTGTCTTCCCCCATTGCTGCATtggtaataaaaattaatagcgttggtgttttttttttttctttcccttctcatgTAGTTAGTTCTCTATTTTAGATAAGTGGGATAATGGATATGTCTAAGGCCCATagtctttatttctctaaatttaCGTAGCTTCACATTCATTTGGGAAAAGTGCTGAAGTCACTGTCTGTCTAGCAACAGATGGTGCTTTGAGGTTGGACACCTGGTGTACTTTTTGAAGACTAAATATACTACTGCCTCTAGTGCATTAATGTTCAGTGATCTAAAGAGCTAAATTTCGAAGAAGAATATGAAAACTTACCTTGGAAGAGGTTGTACACCAGTACTGACAGCAGACTGCTGCTTTGTGATTCGGAAAAtagtaaatgtttactttttctttccagttgCTGTCATCCTCACCTAATCGTATTCCTAGTAGCAGACTGCATCAGATCAAAAGGGTAAATTTTACTTACTAGCTCAGATTGGAaattttttggattttacatttttatttttattttaaagatttagatATTAAAATGAGTTGGGATGCAACTCTGGTTAGTTGGAAACAGATTATAATTCTTCTGGAGTGTGCAGATAAAATATACAAGCGGCATGAATATTCTACTCTACTGTGATTATGTCAATGAGGTagaaaagtctttttattttatttgaagccGAGAACTTTGTGGATAAAAATTACAGTGTGTGGAAGAGTTAATATTTTGTCAGTGATCCTACCTTCTTAGCACATATGTTTGTCTTTACAGGAAGAAGGCCTGGATGTGATGAACAGAGAAACTGCACATGAAAGGTTAGTGCTTTGCAAGAGCAGGGCCTAGCCTAATAACTGTCTTGTTTGTAAACACTGATGGCCCTTCCCTTTGTTTgttttagggaaatgcaaacggCAATGCAGATAAGCCAATCATGGGATGAGAGCTTGAGCCTGGTAAAGTTTGCTcatttctgtttggttttcattttctagaaactTTTATGTTGTTCACTGGCTTCATTAATTTTTTCGCATGCTTCTGTCCCCTTCTACTTCCAAATTGATACTTGTTTTTTGATCTCTGCTTTTCCAACAGAATATTAGAGTCTGTACCTTTCTCTTTGGAAAATCTGGGTGTGTTATAGTAGTAAATAAGAGCTGTGATGTGCTGAATTTATTATGAGGAGATGACACTTTATGTTTACAGAGTGACAGTGATTTTGACAAGTCGGAGAAATTATATTCTCCTAAGAGAATTGACTTCACTCCAGTTTCTCCAGCACCTTCACCCACCAGGGGATTTGGAAAGGTAGGATAATTGACAGGATATTAAGTCTATTTTACAAACTGAGCTGTTTactctaaaacacacacaaatcacacCACTTTTAAAGTACCCAATGCCTTGAAGGAAAATCAATGAAAATCTATGGCagtaatttggaaaatatacatatatatatatgtaatttagtTATGAGACACACAGACAGCCAAGCAATTCTAAGGAAATTGTTTCTGTCATTTTGAAAAGAACCTTTTGAAAATGGCTGTGGGTCTGGTatggtggctcgtacctgtaatcccaactctttgggaggccaaggcgggaggatcacttgaactcaggaggtcgagagcagcctgggcaacatggtgagaccccatctctacattaaaaaaaaaaaaaagatacaaaaaaattagtcgggcatggtggtgcacacctatagtcctagctcaTCAGGAAGGTggggcaggaagatggcttgagcccaggagtttgaggctgcagtaagctatgattgtatccctgcactccagcttgagcaaaagagagaccctgtctctaagaaaaaaaaaaaaagtaagaaagaaaactggagtgCTAGAACTATTTTAATATTGAATATGTTCTTTTCTAGTAATGTTTTTCACCATTCTTACAGATGTTTGTGAGCAGCAGTGGGTTGCCACCAAGTCCAGTTCCCAGTCCAAGACGATTTTCAAGGTAAGCAAACTTGAATTTTAAATGTGGTTGAAGTACCATTCATTACATTTATCTCTCAGATTAGCTTTTTGTGGTGGGcgcggtaactcatgcctgtaatcctagcactttggaaggccgaggctggtggatcacctgaggtccagagttcaagaccatcttggccaacatggtaaaacctcgtctctactaaaaatagaaaaattagctgtgcccggtggcaggcgcctgtaatcccagttactcaggaggctgaggcaggagaatcgcttgaaccaagcaggcggaggttgcagtgagctgagatcgcaccattgtgctccagcctgggcaacagagcaaaacctgtctcaaaaaaaaatacatatatatttttcccaaTATTTCACTGTGAAATTTTCAGACATCAAAAGTGAAAGAATTTCACAGTGAACACCCATATACCCACTGCCTATAATCTACAGTGAACACCCATATACCCACTGCCTATAATCTACCATTAACATTTTaccagagttttttcttttttttttttctttttaatttgagatggaatcttgctgtgttgccaggctagagtgcagtagcgcaaaCTCAGCTAACTGAAACcactgcctcccgagttcaagcaattctcctgcctcagcctcccgagtagctgggattataggcatgcaccactacactcggctaatttttgtatttttagtagagatggggtttcaccatgttggccaggatggtctcgatctcttgaccttgtgatccacccaccttggcctcccaaagtactgggattacagacatcagccacagcgcctggccccagAGTTTTTTTTAGGGGGGATTTAATGCTGATTTATATTTAGTGgggacacacacacgcacacacgcacagcACAATAATCCTTtttaagaataaggaaaaaatgttaaagttcaTAGACTAGTCAAATCCaatttcgctcctgttgcccaggctggagtgcagtggtacaatctcagctcagtgcaacctctacctcccgggttcaagtgattctcctgtctcagcctcctaggtagctgggatcacaggcatgcaccaccacgcttggctaattttttgtgtttttcatagagatagggtttcaccatgttggtcaggctggtctcaaactcctgacctcagatgatctgcttacctcggcctctcaaagtgctgggattacaggcatgagtcacggtgcccagccccaaaatactttttaaataaggtatctttttttctttaaactgttgTGGGTATTTTGTCATAtggcatattttttaaatggcttaaaATGCTGTTGTATTATTCCAGGTTGCCATATGCTGGGTCAAATCATGTATTGGCATTTCAGTTATTCAGTTACACAAGAAGTTTCCATTTTAGTCATTGATATGATtgtccattttatttatgtatttgttgggCTGGACTGCTGTTTTATCTTGCATCTTGGATGTTCTTCACATTatcctgtttgttttttcatcAAAGCAGGAGAAGTCAGAGTCCAGTCAAGTGCATTAGACCCAGTGTTCTCGGTCCTCTTAAAAGAAAAGGTATGTagcagcatggtgactatagttagtgCTACTGTgtcatatacttgaaatttgctaagaaagtagatcttaagtatttttaccacacacatacaaaaggTAACTAGGTGAAGCAAAAGATGTGTTAAAAACTTgactgtgggctgggcacagtggctcatgcctgtaatcccaatactttgggaggccaaagcaggtggatcacctcaggtcaggagttcaagactggcctggccaatatggcgaaaccccgtctctactaaaaatacaaaaattagccaggcgtggtggtaggtacctgtaatcccagctactcgggaggctgaggcaggagaatcacttgaacctgggaggcggaggttgcggtgagctgagatcacgccactgcactccagcctgggcaacagagtgagactccatctcaaaaaaaaaaaaaatttttttttgactctGATCATCATTTCACATTATGTACATACATCAGatcatcacattgtataccttaaatatatgtaaatttatttgtcatttatacctcagtaaagctgggggggaaaagaaaaagataagcatCACGCTTCTGGTCTTAAACCTAGCCAAGCTTGAATTAAAAACTAGAACTCCTGTCTGAAATGAGCCAACAGCATTGCTCTCTTGTGTTCTAGGGAAACTCAAAAGTATTCTTCCGAATGTTTGCTCTACTGATTTTCAATTTTGTAAATGAGTTATTTGATACATCTGTATTTTCTTATACTTCATAAcagttttattcatatattcattatcattatatattcaaaaaattgCCTCTCAGTTATCTAAATATGAAAGAGATGCATAGTTTATAAACTGCAGAAATATATGCTAATACCGTGTCAAACATATCCATAAATGTGCTATTTACTCAAATATAAGGTGAGGTTTACTCCCTCATCAAATTATGCCTCATCAAAGCAAGAATTGCCTTATATTCAATTCTATAGAGTTTTTTTATATAACAGGGTGCTCTCAGTTACCTTGTTTTGAACCACAAAGCAGTAGACTAAaatagtttagtttagtttagtatCAGTCAACACTAGTGCTAGATGCTTATAAAGGGCACCTGATGGCATCTCTTTAAAAAGGCAAcacag contains:
- the LOC111532966 gene encoding protein FAM122B isoform X3, with the translated sequence MNRETAHEREMQTAMQISQSWDESLSLSDSDFDKSEKLYSPKRIDFTPVSPAPSPTRGFGKMFVSSSGLPPSPVPSPRRFSSRRSQSPVKCIRPSVLGPLKRKGM
- the LOC111532966 gene encoding protein FAM122B isoform X2, with protein sequence MFTFSFQLLSSSPNRIPSSRLHQIKREEGLDVMNRETAHEREMQTAMQISQSWDESLSLSDSDFDKSEKLYSPKRIDFTPVSPAPSPTRGFGKMFVSSSGLPPSPVPSPRRFSRRSQSPVKCIRPSVLGPLKRKGM
- the LOC111532966 gene encoding protein FAM122B isoform X1; its protein translation is MFTFSFQLLSSSPNRIPSSRLHQIKREEGLDVMNRETAHEREMQTAMQISQSWDESLSLSDSDFDKSEKLYSPKRIDFTPVSPAPSPTRGFGKMFVSSSGLPPSPVPSPRRFSSRRSQSPVKCIRPSVLGPLKRKGM